In Microbacterium sp. ABRD28, the genomic stretch GGTCGTCGGGGTGGCTGCCGTGGGTGGCGCGCTGTTGCCGGACATGGTCACCTCCCCGGGACGAGATCAGACTAGCCCGCGGGCCCGCGAACCGGCGCAGCTCCGCGCGGCTCGGTGACCCGGGGTGTGTCGGGAATAGCCTGGGACGGCCGGCGTTGCATCAGATACATTCACTTGCATGTACTTGGTCGAAGCGGATGACCCGCGCGGCGAGAGAGCGGAGAAGAGACGTGAACACCCCCACCTGGCCGGGAATGCAGTTCGGCATCTTCACGGTGAGCGACATCACCGAGGACCCGACGACCGGGCGCACCCCGAGCGAATCGGAGCGCATCCAGGCCACCGTGACGATCGCCCGCCACGCCGAGGAGGTCGGGCTGGATGTCTTCGCCCTCGGCGAGCACCACAATCCGCCGTTCTGGTCATCGTCGCCGACCACGACGCTGGCCTACATCGCCGCGCAGACCGAGCGGCTCATCCTCTCCACGGCGACCACGCTGATCACCACGAACGACCCCGTGAAGATCGCCGAGGACTACGCGATGCTGCAGCACCTGGCCCAGGGGCGGGTCGACCTGACCCTCGGCCGAGGGAACACGGGCCCGGTCTACCCGTGGTTCGGCAAGGACATCCGTCAGGGCCTGCCCCTGGCGATCGAGAACTACGCCCTCCTCCACAAGCTCTGGCGCGAGGACGTCGTGGACTGGGAGGGGCGGTTCCGGACTCCTCTGCAGGGCTTCACCTCGACCCCGCGGCCTCTCGACGGCGTGGCTCCGTTCGTCTGGCATGGTTCGATCCGCACCCCCGAGATCGCCGAGCAAGCCGCCTACTACGGTGACGGCTTCTTGGCCAACAACATCTTCTGGCCGAAGGAGCACTACCAGCGCCTCATCTCGCTGTACCGTCAGCGCTTCGCCCACTACGGCCACGGCGCCCCTGAGCAGGCGATCGTGGGTCTGGGCGGCCAGGTGTTCATGGCGAAGAACTCCCAGGATGCCGTGAAGGAGTTCCGCCCCTACTTCGACAACGCCCCGGTCTACGGTCACGGACCGAGCCTGGAGGACTTCAGCGAGATGACGCCGCTCACCGTCGGCTCACCGCAGCAGATCATCGACCGCTACGCGGGGATGCGCGAGCACTACGGCGATTACCAGCGTCAGCTCTTCCTCATCGACCACGCCGGGCTCCCGCTGAAGACGGTGCTCGAGCAGCTCGACATCCTCGGCGGCGAGGTGGTTCCGGCCCTCCGGCGGGAGCTCGCCGCCGGCCGCCCGGCGAACGTCCCCGACGCGCCCACCCATGCCGCACGCGTCGCCGCGGCCTACGCCGGGGCGCCGGCGCCGCAGGCGGTTCCCCACGCGAACCGCGGCGACAACCTCGCCGGCGGACCGAGCCCCTACCGCCGTCCCGCCGCAGCCGCCTCCTCCCGGACGGGGGAATGAGATGACCTCGCGCCGCATCGCCGTGATCTCCGCCGGCCTGTCCAGTCCCTCCTCTACACGCCTCCTGGCCGATCGCCTCGCCACGGCCGCGGTGCGCGAACTCGGCGGACGGGGCGACGAGGCGGTCACCGACGTCTTCGAACTCCGTGACCACGCCCACGCCATCACCGACAATCTCCTGACCGGCTTCGCGCCCCCGAATCTGGAGACGATGATCAACGCCGTCGCCTCGGCCGACGGACTGATCGCGGTGACGCCGATCTTCTCCACCAGCTACTCGGGTCTGTTCAAGTCGTTCATCGATGTCCTCGACCCCGACGCGCTGACCGGGATGCCGGTGCTCCTCGGAGCGAATGCCGGCACCGCGCGGCACTCGCTCGCGATCGACTACGCCATCCGGCCCCTGTTCACCTACCTCCACGCCGCACCCGTTCCCACCGGGGTCTTCGCCGCATCGAGCGACTGGGGCGGTGCCGGCGATCAGGTCTCGCCGCTCGGGGAGCGCATCGACCGCGCCGCGCGGGAGTTCGCCGCCGCGGTGGCCGGCCGCCCCGCGGCATCCGCTTCGGATCCCTTCGATCCCGCGAACTTCCTCGGGGAGGGGCGCTCCTTCGGGCACCTGCTCGGCGGGCTCGCGGGAGAGTGATCCCGCC encodes the following:
- a CDS encoding LLM class flavin-dependent oxidoreductase — its product is MQFGIFTVSDITEDPTTGRTPSESERIQATVTIARHAEEVGLDVFALGEHHNPPFWSSSPTTTLAYIAAQTERLILSTATTLITTNDPVKIAEDYAMLQHLAQGRVDLTLGRGNTGPVYPWFGKDIRQGLPLAIENYALLHKLWREDVVDWEGRFRTPLQGFTSTPRPLDGVAPFVWHGSIRTPEIAEQAAYYGDGFLANNIFWPKEHYQRLISLYRQRFAHYGHGAPEQAIVGLGGQVFMAKNSQDAVKEFRPYFDNAPVYGHGPSLEDFSEMTPLTVGSPQQIIDRYAGMREHYGDYQRQLFLIDHAGLPLKTVLEQLDILGGEVVPALRRELAAGRPANVPDAPTHAARVAAAYAGAPAPQAVPHANRGDNLAGGPSPYRRPAAAASSRTGE
- a CDS encoding FMN reductase, whose product is MTSRRIAVISAGLSSPSSTRLLADRLATAAVRELGGRGDEAVTDVFELRDHAHAITDNLLTGFAPPNLETMINAVASADGLIAVTPIFSTSYSGLFKSFIDVLDPDALTGMPVLLGANAGTARHSLAIDYAIRPLFTYLHAAPVPTGVFAASSDWGGAGDQVSPLGERIDRAAREFAAAVAGRPAASASDPFDPANFLGEGRSFGHLLGGLAGE